The following are encoded together in the Mesotoga sp. Brook.08.105.5.1 genome:
- a CDS encoding ABC transporter ATP-binding protein, protein MNDNILVLEGVNKHFPLNSFRMRGKVVHAMDDVSFSLRRGEVLAIVGESGSGKTTTANVISRIYKQTSGRVAFEGRELSGTMSRKEELKHHKRVQMIFQDPFGALNPTRTVGGIMERPFIIHKIAKDKRSVAEKVYNILIQVGLEPPEQFTRKFPHELSGGQRQRVNIARAFSIEPELILADEPTSMLDVSNRMSIMNMMLNLKERHGVSFIYITHDLAGARYMSDRIIVMYAGMIMEIGPAEEIINSSFHPYTKLLKSAAPAPETGLKRKPLITGGDIPSLIDPPSGCRFHPRCPFAGESCSLEIPPMKKIGEDHYARCLL, encoded by the coding sequence GTGAACGATAACATTCTGGTTCTTGAAGGAGTCAACAAACACTTCCCCCTGAACTCTTTCAGAATGCGTGGAAAGGTTGTTCATGCAATGGACGACGTGTCTTTTTCTCTGCGAAGAGGAGAAGTGCTCGCGATAGTTGGAGAGTCCGGCAGCGGAAAAACTACAACTGCAAACGTAATAAGCAGGATCTACAAGCAGACTTCAGGCAGAGTAGCGTTTGAAGGAAGAGAGTTGAGCGGCACCATGTCGCGAAAAGAAGAGCTGAAACACCACAAGAGGGTCCAGATGATATTTCAGGACCCTTTCGGAGCCTTGAATCCGACAAGAACGGTTGGCGGGATTATGGAACGGCCCTTCATAATTCACAAGATTGCAAAGGACAAAAGATCAGTAGCGGAAAAGGTCTATAACATACTAATTCAGGTAGGCCTTGAGCCACCCGAACAGTTTACACGGAAGTTTCCCCATGAGCTTTCAGGAGGTCAGAGACAGAGGGTGAATATCGCCAGAGCCTTCTCGATCGAACCCGAACTAATTCTGGCCGACGAGCCCACTTCAATGCTCGACGTTTCAAACAGGATGAGCATAATGAACATGATGCTAAACCTCAAAGAGCGACATGGAGTATCCTTCATATACATAACCCACGATCTGGCCGGCGCCCGTTATATGAGCGACAGGATAATAGTCATGTATGCTGGCATGATCATGGAGATCGGTCCGGCAGAAGAGATAATTAACAGCTCTTTCCACCCTTACACAAAGCTGCTTAAATCGGCGGCGCCAGCCCCAGAAACTGGTCTAAAGCGAAAGCCTCTCATAACGGGAGGAGATATTCCCTCCCTGATCGATCCACCTAGTGGCTGCCGTTTCCATCCGCGTTGCCCATTCGCCGGAGAAAGTTGCTCTCTCGAGATACCCCCTATGAAGAAGATCGGCGAGGACCACTATGCGAGGTGCCTTCTCTAG
- a CDS encoding plasmid pRiA4b ORF-3 family protein, with amino-acid sequence MKKGYKLIYQFKIMLLDITPLIWRRIQVPDIYTFWDLHVAIQDAMGWSDYHLHEFQVVDPKSDELVYIGLPIEDDFKEVLDSRKLRISDYLSIHNRKASYLYDFGDNWIHDILLEEVLGRDLSVKYPRCIAGERACPPEDVGGVMGYRDLVEAMKNKKHPDREDLIDWLGREYDPESFDRMQIHFDDPDERLKNTY; translated from the coding sequence ATGAAGAAGGGATACAAGCTTATCTATCAGTTTAAGATAATGCTTCTTGACATCACACCGTTAATCTGGCGACGAATACAGGTTCCGGACATCTACACATTCTGGGATCTTCACGTCGCAATTCAGGATGCTATGGGCTGGTCTGATTACCATCTCCACGAATTCCAGGTCGTTGATCCGAAGAGTGACGAGCTTGTTTATATAGGGCTTCCTATTGAAGATGATTTCAAGGAGGTTCTCGATTCCAGAAAACTGCGCATTTCCGATTATCTCTCGATTCATAACCGAAAGGCGTCATACCTCTATGATTTCGGGGATAACTGGATCCACGATATTCTTCTCGAAGAGGTTCTCGGTAGAGACTTGAGTGTCAAGTATCCTAGATGCATCGCCGGTGAACGAGCCTGCCCACCTGAAGATGTTGGCGGAGTAATGGGTTATCGAGATCTTGTTGAGGCAATGAAGAATAAGAAGCACCCTGATCGAGAAGATCTGATCGACTGGCTGGGAAGAGAGTACGACCCCGAATCCTTCGATCGGATGCAAATCCACTTTGACGACCCTGATGAACGCCTGAAGAACACATATTAG
- a CDS encoding AbrB/MazE/SpoVT family DNA-binding domain-containing protein gives MSTRLLRPTERGQITIPKEARDKLKITPDSRFKVSVEGDKIIYQLVSPFDVIVKEFQKEAEARGYTKEELENELEKVRKKLFTEIYHESDD, from the coding sequence GTGTCGACCAGATTACTTAGGCCAACGGAGAGAGGACAAATAACAATACCAAAGGAAGCGAGAGATAAACTGAAGATCACTCCCGACAGCAGGTTCAAGGTCTCTGTGGAAGGAGATAAGATAATCTATCAGCTGGTGTCGCCTTTCGACGTGATAGTCAAGGAGTTTCAGAAAGAGGCGGAGGCCAGAGGCTATACTAAGGAAGAATTGGAAAACGAGCTGGAAAAGGTCAGAAAGAAGCTCTTCACAGAGATTTACCATGAGAGTGATGATTGA
- a CDS encoding tetratricopeptide repeat protein: MNTYQKSRIVYLRDLMEMGTEYSGPDFDREKLLYEASSDTFEELAKLLCEVFNLEYETVIESELFLLYYWSVFVWDESIPFETRFAAAKEIVKIGDKLRRENLNSASNRNSAGSDDEASVYEAMGVNEFRGPEMARWYYLAGLSALSYFLQHAGTIDSDIEDSEEKELEYQAVRLAKYCPRFYLQYVNPYSDVVFGLIEPMVAHYALGLKKNVEVSLLQYIFEDTPAGLMAGYGASVLALICLLVNKDQQIRRNAATVAENLLEWSEDQVSPLYIIVKNSIVDDSLPLILGEIVRNTDFSHSGRPIMKFIRMLLKNKEKKEATDIVCGVCSVLLDEESLEKSEPLEELVSFVTELKTDSNTRLAAALVAEKAGYSSKAKLLYEMLSKADHKRFDRFVSDLKVPPVLSKDLSLSTEMARLLERAYHSTKYLHKIIFEERKTLLPGLTVLRSGDSPTIEYNLPPGNYRLMRLASIPDSSERVVRMENALARDPYEFRLYSMLANGYTEIGLDNKCQYILEAGYSKLETLLGEIESESYSLEYDRANNKPLLDLIVDYADFLRIRVGDQTRAIETYEMLLDIDREDGVHAKHGLLNSLFRQKNFMKAEKLLERYLEEEDVDFLMGRAFISAIRNRKQDANIYLLRALRTNPLIVEMLFRDMGSVKFEELKEDDEREAAMYALDYRQVWESSPKAYNWLKTRRISD; this comes from the coding sequence TTGAATACCTATCAGAAGAGTAGAATTGTCTATCTTCGGGATCTTATGGAGATGGGTACAGAATACTCCGGGCCGGATTTTGATCGCGAGAAGCTTCTTTATGAGGCTTCTTCCGACACCTTCGAGGAACTCGCGAAGCTACTGTGCGAAGTGTTCAATCTCGAGTATGAGACGGTTATAGAGAGCGAATTGTTTTTGCTTTATTATTGGAGTGTTTTCGTCTGGGACGAAAGCATTCCCTTCGAAACAAGATTTGCTGCGGCGAAGGAGATCGTCAAAATCGGCGACAAGCTTCGACGCGAGAATCTGAATAGCGCTTCCAACAGAAATTCTGCGGGTTCAGATGATGAAGCGTCAGTCTATGAAGCAATGGGGGTAAATGAATTCAGAGGACCTGAAATGGCCCGATGGTATTATCTCGCGGGTCTCAGCGCGCTTTCGTACTTCCTTCAGCATGCCGGAACAATTGATTCGGATATTGAAGATTCTGAGGAGAAAGAACTTGAGTATCAAGCAGTGAGGCTGGCGAAATACTGTCCAAGGTTCTACTTGCAGTACGTTAATCCTTATTCCGATGTCGTGTTCGGGCTTATTGAGCCTATGGTGGCACACTATGCCCTTGGTCTGAAGAAAAATGTTGAAGTGTCACTGCTGCAGTATATTTTCGAAGATACTCCTGCCGGGTTGATGGCAGGATATGGTGCGTCTGTACTTGCCCTTATCTGCCTTCTGGTAAATAAGGATCAGCAAATAAGGAGGAACGCTGCCACTGTCGCGGAAAATCTGCTTGAGTGGAGTGAAGACCAGGTCAGCCCTCTGTATATCATTGTGAAGAATTCGATTGTTGATGATTCTCTTCCATTGATTCTTGGTGAAATCGTACGCAATACAGATTTCTCTCATTCAGGAAGACCGATCATGAAATTTATTAGAATGCTTCTGAAAAACAAGGAAAAGAAAGAAGCGACAGATATAGTGTGTGGAGTGTGCTCTGTTCTCCTCGATGAGGAATCCCTCGAAAAGTCGGAACCACTCGAGGAGCTGGTTTCATTTGTCACAGAGCTTAAAACCGATTCAAATACTAGATTGGCAGCAGCTCTTGTTGCAGAGAAGGCAGGCTATTCATCTAAAGCAAAGCTTCTTTATGAAATGCTTTCGAAGGCTGACCATAAGCGTTTTGATCGGTTCGTTTCTGATTTGAAAGTTCCACCGGTACTTTCGAAAGATCTCTCGTTGAGCACGGAAATGGCCCGTCTTCTTGAACGAGCCTATCATTCAACAAAGTATCTCCACAAGATCATTTTTGAGGAGAGAAAGACTCTCCTTCCTGGCCTAACCGTTTTACGTTCTGGGGATTCCCCCACAATCGAGTACAACCTCCCACCAGGAAATTACAGATTGATGAGGCTTGCCTCGATACCGGATAGTTCTGAAAGAGTTGTTCGGATGGAAAACGCACTTGCGAGAGACCCATACGAGTTTCGGCTCTACTCAATGCTGGCTAATGGGTACACTGAGATAGGCTTAGACAATAAATGTCAATACATTCTGGAAGCCGGTTATTCGAAATTGGAAACTCTATTAGGGGAAATCGAATCGGAGTCTTACTCACTCGAGTATGATCGTGCGAACAACAAGCCTCTGCTGGATCTAATCGTTGACTATGCGGATTTTCTTCGAATAAGGGTCGGTGATCAGACTCGGGCAATAGAAACCTATGAAATGCTTCTCGATATAGACCGGGAAGATGGTGTGCATGCAAAGCACGGGCTTCTCAACAGCTTATTCAGGCAGAAAAACTTCATGAAAGCCGAGAAGTTGCTGGAACGCTACCTGGAAGAGGAAGATGTAGATTTTCTTATGGGGCGAGCCTTCATCAGTGCAATAAGAAACAGAAAACAAGATGCCAACATATATCTGCTTCGCGCGTTGAGAACGAATCCTCTGATTGTAGAAATGCTCTTCAGAGATATGGGATCTGTGAAGTTCGAAGAACTGAAGGAGGATGACGAAAGAGAAGCAGCAATGTATGCGCTCGACTATCGTCAGGTCTGGGAATCCAGCCCCAAGGCGTACAACTGGCTCAAGACCCGCAGGATATCCGACTGA
- a CDS encoding ABC transporter permease: MAYFARKIGLLLFALFVAVTLNFFIPRMMPGDPAQDLMDKMQGVPLESLEAIRAAFGVDSSDPLLVQYGKYLLNLLKGDLGISISRFPTPVWRVLQVAVPWTVGLMGTATIISFFLGTIIGIGVAWKRNTKLASFTVGLFIFVRSFPYFWLGLLLIYFLAFRLPIFPLGNAYTPQLQRGTMEFFLSVLKHAILPALTIVISSMGAWILTMRNNMINVLAEDYITVAEAKGLPLRRIKTLYAAKNAILPSITGFAMSLGFVVGGGLLTEMVFAYPGVGLMLYQAVQSKDYPLMQAIFLFISVAVLVANFIADIAILILDPRVRDGGK; encoded by the coding sequence TTGGCTTACTTCGCTAGAAAGATCGGATTGTTGCTCTTCGCCTTGTTTGTTGCAGTCACTCTGAATTTCTTCATTCCGAGAATGATGCCCGGTGATCCTGCGCAGGATCTGATGGACAAGATGCAAGGTGTTCCTCTAGAATCACTCGAAGCAATAAGGGCTGCCTTTGGCGTCGATTCGTCCGATCCGTTGCTTGTCCAGTACGGAAAGTATCTTCTTAACCTCCTTAAGGGCGATCTGGGTATCTCTATCTCAAGATTCCCGACTCCTGTCTGGAGAGTATTGCAGGTCGCCGTACCCTGGACAGTTGGGCTGATGGGTACGGCTACGATAATCAGCTTCTTTCTCGGCACGATAATAGGTATAGGCGTTGCGTGGAAACGTAACACGAAGCTCGCTTCCTTCACTGTCGGACTCTTTATCTTCGTGCGTTCCTTTCCATATTTCTGGCTCGGGTTGCTGCTGATATACTTTCTGGCTTTCAGGCTGCCGATATTTCCCCTCGGAAACGCCTACACACCGCAGCTTCAGAGGGGGACGATGGAATTCTTCCTCTCTGTTCTGAAACATGCGATACTTCCTGCCCTGACAATCGTTATATCTTCTATGGGGGCATGGATACTAACTATGAGGAACAACATGATCAATGTGCTGGCCGAAGACTACATCACCGTTGCCGAAGCCAAGGGGCTCCCGCTGCGTAGGATCAAGACTCTATACGCCGCAAAAAACGCCATCCTGCCATCTATAACTGGTTTCGCAATGTCTCTGGGATTTGTCGTCGGAGGCGGCTTGCTGACCGAAATGGTCTTTGCCTATCCGGGAGTCGGGCTGATGCTCTATCAGGCGGTTCAGAGCAAGGATTATCCTCTAATGCAGGCTATATTCCTTTTCATTTCAGTTGCCGTTCTCGTAGCCAATTTCATCGCGGATATCGCGATTCTAATTCTCGATCCCCGTGTCCGGGACGGTGGTAAGTGA
- a CDS encoding ADP-ribosylglycohydrolase family protein yields the protein MLGAIVGDIVGSRFEFNNHRSKAFELFTDECFATDDSIMSLAVAKAIMETEKVVDKSREDYRLSMCYNRLLRELTVKYMQQIGRNYPNCGYGGMFGRWIFSANPRPYNSFGNGAAMRIGPVGFTARNELEAISLSKTITSVTHDHPEGIKGAEATTIAIFLARQGFSKRDIRVRISRDYYSLDFTIDEIRPSYDFNETCQETVPQAIQCFLESNSFEDAIRTAVSLGGDTDTIAAITGAIAEAYYSIPYEIRTKALHYLDKELLAIFFEWEALLKS from the coding sequence TTGCTGGGAGCAATTGTCGGCGATATCGTCGGGTCGAGATTTGAGTTCAATAATCACCGAAGCAAGGCCTTTGAACTATTCACAGATGAGTGCTTTGCTACGGACGATAGTATAATGAGCCTTGCCGTTGCCAAAGCGATCATGGAAACTGAGAAGGTTGTTGACAAATCGCGAGAAGACTACAGGCTGAGTATGTGCTATAACCGTCTGCTAAGAGAGCTTACAGTGAAATATATGCAGCAGATCGGTCGAAATTATCCTAACTGCGGTTATGGGGGAATGTTTGGAAGATGGATATTCAGCGCCAACCCTCGGCCGTACAATAGCTTCGGCAACGGAGCTGCTATGCGCATTGGCCCTGTGGGATTCACTGCGCGAAATGAATTGGAAGCGATAAGCCTCTCAAAAACGATAACCTCTGTCACTCACGACCACCCGGAAGGCATAAAGGGGGCTGAGGCGACTACCATTGCCATTTTCCTTGCGCGTCAAGGCTTCTCAAAGCGGGATATTCGCGTCAGGATCTCAAGAGATTACTACTCTCTGGATTTCACAATCGACGAGATTCGTCCATCATATGACTTCAATGAAACCTGTCAGGAAACAGTACCACAGGCCATACAGTGCTTCCTCGAATCAAATTCATTTGAAGACGCCATTCGCACGGCAGTTTCGCTTGGCGGAGACACCGACACAATCGCAGCAATAACCGGAGCGATAGCCGAAGCTTACTACAGCATACCGTATGAAATAAGAACCAAGGCACTGCACTATCTAGACAAAGAACTCCTCGCGATCTTCTTTGAATGGGAAGCCCTCCTGAAATCATAA
- a CDS encoding ABC transporter substrate-binding protein, translating into MKKVIVILTIASLVISASLFATEIKRGGTLRITSIKQGILIENFNPFSPNTNEMAIGGFYETLIYFNPMTGRIMNWLAESYEWSDDLLELTFNLREGVLWNDGMLFTEKDVLFTVELGRENRALDVASLWSTGVTGVRSDKPMTVTFEFSEVDTTIIQRFSSVFIVPEHIWSKVDDPLTWIGEGIPVGTGPFILKEGSFSEQSFSVVRNPNYWQIGEDGKPLPYIDEVLTLTTTNEQVSLRLARGEFDWAGYFVANIDEVFVKADPEHFKYWLPEGNLVFLNLNNLKWPFDSYNVRAAIAAAIDPIEITRIMASGAVPASLAGVKASYLRLAEEGLKEYGIEFDPDYASYLLEKEGYKLNRNGIYEKDGKALSLNLYVPTGWTDWIMGAEEVARQLKEVGIEAIVTLAAWPSPYKDMMFNGNYEMLFGISVTGTSPYYQFDNWVHSKHWAPIGENAGNYYGMRYKNDRIDELLDSYKKQTDPQVQDKIMEEVISIFLRDLPSVPMFFNPVWFEYSTRNFVGWPNADNPYAEPRPTGMDKMPILLSIHLR; encoded by the coding sequence ATGAAAAAGGTTATAGTAATCTTGACCATCGCATCACTGGTGATTTCAGCAAGTTTGTTTGCCACCGAAATAAAGAGGGGAGGGACCCTCAGGATCACCTCCATTAAACAGGGTATCCTGATCGAAAACTTCAACCCCTTCTCCCCAAATACCAACGAGATGGCTATCGGAGGTTTTTACGAGACTCTTATCTACTTCAATCCCATGACCGGAAGGATCATGAACTGGCTTGCAGAAAGCTATGAGTGGTCCGACGACCTTCTAGAACTGACTTTCAACCTGAGAGAGGGCGTTTTGTGGAACGATGGGATGCTCTTTACTGAGAAAGACGTTCTGTTTACTGTAGAACTGGGAAGAGAGAATAGGGCGCTAGACGTCGCAAGTCTTTGGTCGACGGGAGTCACCGGAGTTCGATCGGACAAGCCGATGACCGTCACATTCGAGTTTTCGGAGGTCGATACAACAATTATTCAGAGATTCTCCAGTGTCTTCATAGTTCCAGAGCACATCTGGTCTAAAGTCGATGATCCTCTAACCTGGATAGGCGAAGGAATCCCCGTAGGCACCGGACCGTTTATTCTGAAGGAAGGCTCATTCAGCGAACAGTCGTTCAGCGTGGTTAGAAATCCAAATTACTGGCAGATAGGCGAAGACGGTAAACCTCTTCCTTACATAGACGAAGTCCTTACGCTAACCACAACCAACGAGCAGGTTTCCCTAAGACTCGCCAGGGGCGAATTCGACTGGGCGGGCTACTTTGTTGCCAATATCGATGAGGTATTTGTAAAGGCCGATCCCGAGCACTTCAAGTACTGGCTTCCCGAAGGAAACCTCGTTTTCCTCAATCTAAACAACCTTAAGTGGCCCTTCGACAGCTACAATGTGAGAGCAGCGATAGCTGCGGCGATCGATCCAATAGAGATAACTAGAATAATGGCGAGTGGAGCCGTCCCTGCTTCGCTGGCCGGTGTCAAAGCGAGCTATCTCAGACTTGCAGAAGAGGGGCTCAAGGAGTACGGCATCGAATTCGACCCCGATTACGCAAGCTATCTGCTCGAGAAAGAAGGCTACAAGCTTAACAGGAACGGGATCTACGAAAAGGACGGCAAGGCCCTCTCGTTGAATCTCTATGTCCCGACGGGGTGGACCGACTGGATAATGGGAGCCGAAGAGGTGGCAAGACAACTGAAAGAGGTCGGAATCGAGGCTATCGTTACTCTGGCCGCCTGGCCTTCTCCTTACAAAGACATGATGTTCAACGGAAACTACGAGATGCTTTTCGGGATCTCCGTTACGGGAACCAGTCCCTATTATCAGTTCGACAACTGGGTACATTCAAAGCACTGGGCGCCGATTGGAGAAAACGCGGGTAATTACTACGGAATGCGTTACAAAAACGACAGGATCGACGAACTCCTCGACAGCTATAAGAAACAGACCGATCCACAGGTTCAGGATAAGATTATGGAGGAAGTTATAAGCATCTTCCTGAGGGATCTTCCCTCTGTACCAATGTTCTTCAATCCTGTGTGGTTCGAGTACAGCACAAGGAATTTCGTCGGCTGGCCCAATGCCGACAATCCCTATGCCGAACCCAGACCGACAGGCATGGACAAGATGCCCATCTTGCTTTCTATACACTTGAGGTAA
- a CDS encoding ABC transporter ATP-binding protein produces the protein MTPLLQCKDLVAGYRIKSGFVHAVDDVSFDLDRGGFLGIAGESGCGKSTLAYAIMRLLKDNAIIESGSLIFKGIDLVKLNEEQMKKIRWVDISMAFQSAMNALNPVLSVGEQLIDAIHAHREASQSNARDRAIEVLKLVDIPRDRFDSYPHQLSGGMKQRVMIAMALILNPELIIMDEPTTALDVVVQRTIIEKIQELRKTLGFSVIFITHDLSLLVEISDTLAIMYAGKIVEYGSSESLFNSPLHPYTKGLMNSFPSLTGRIKRMGGIEGKPPDLLKPPDGCRFHPRCPLAMPICRESCPSLEEIADRHSVACFLHKGAEAQ, from the coding sequence ATGACTCCTTTACTTCAGTGCAAGGATCTTGTGGCCGGTTACAGGATCAAGAGCGGCTTCGTCCATGCTGTGGACGACGTCTCATTCGACCTCGATAGAGGTGGCTTCCTGGGCATCGCCGGTGAATCGGGATGCGGAAAATCAACACTGGCCTATGCGATCATGAGACTTCTCAAAGATAACGCCATTATAGAAAGCGGCAGTCTGATTTTTAAGGGCATCGATCTGGTGAAACTCAACGAAGAGCAGATGAAGAAGATACGATGGGTCGATATTTCGATGGCGTTCCAGTCTGCCATGAATGCACTCAACCCGGTTCTTTCAGTCGGTGAGCAGCTCATTGATGCAATACATGCCCACAGAGAAGCATCGCAATCAAACGCTCGCGACAGGGCTATCGAAGTGTTGAAGCTGGTAGACATTCCTAGAGATAGGTTCGACTCTTACCCTCATCAGCTATCGGGAGGGATGAAACAGAGGGTTATGATTGCTATGGCGCTGATCCTGAACCCCGAGTTGATTATTATGGACGAACCGACGACAGCGTTGGACGTTGTCGTGCAGCGAACGATAATCGAAAAGATACAGGAGCTGAGGAAGACTCTGGGTTTCTCGGTAATATTCATCACCCACGATCTCTCATTGCTTGTGGAGATCAGCGACACTCTGGCCATCATGTACGCAGGTAAGATAGTGGAGTATGGGTCTTCGGAATCTCTATTCAACAGTCCCTTGCACCCGTACACAAAAGGGCTGATGAATTCCTTCCCGTCACTCACAGGCAGGATAAAACGGATGGGCGGAATCGAAGGAAAGCCTCCAGACCTTTTGAAACCGCCTGACGGTTGCAGATTTCACCCCCGATGTCCGCTGGCAATGCCTATTTGTAGAGAGTCCTGCCCCTCGCTGGAGGAAATCGCCGATCGCCACAGCGTCGCGTGTTTTCTTCACAAAGGAGCCGAGGCCCAGTGA
- a CDS encoding putative toxin-antitoxin system toxin component, PIN family, whose product MRVMIDSNTFLSGIVFDGMERLLLHTMVHSNHVLLLAKFSVSEVERVLRRKFPGVIEDYDYEDILESLDAEILPFPDKSEVEQCIEIIRDEYDAPILASAIKARPDVFVTGDKDFFEERVRALIRVATTRETLKLIQESEI is encoded by the coding sequence ATGAGAGTGATGATTGATTCGAACACATTCCTCTCAGGCATTGTTTTTGACGGAATGGAAAGACTCCTCTTGCATACCATGGTGCATTCCAATCATGTGCTTCTGCTGGCAAAGTTTAGTGTTTCAGAGGTTGAGAGAGTATTGAGAAGGAAGTTCCCAGGTGTGATCGAAGATTACGATTACGAGGATATTCTCGAATCACTTGATGCAGAAATACTGCCCTTTCCAGACAAAAGCGAAGTGGAGCAATGTATTGAGATAATCAGAGATGAGTACGATGCTCCGATTCTTGCTTCCGCTATTAAGGCTAGACCAGATGTGTTTGTTACAGGCGACAAAGACTTCTTTGAAGAGCGAGTAAGAGCATTGATCAGAGTCGCAACTACAAGAGAGACACTCAAGCTCATACAAGAAAGCGAGATATGA
- a CDS encoding ABC transporter permease, whose translation MLKDTLALFIENRKALFGLMILVFFSGVAIFAPLIAPYDPKTNKVDVLRIVDEEMDRTTTIEREKIDEFTERRVYTQSIATTYERVTTKLPLNAKPSREHLLGTTKAGQDLFSQMVYGTRITLTVGLVTGLFTTALALTLALVAGYFGGIVDDIISLFTNVFLVIPSLPLMIVIAAYITVRGVIPIVLILGLTSWPWPTRILRSQVVSLKNRDFVRVSRVLGEKPLYIVFREILPNMISLVMASFFTSTMAAIMGEATLEFLGLGNVSIVSWGTILYWAQNSGALLSGAWWWFLPPGICIALIGTSFALMNFAIDEISNPKLRKR comes from the coding sequence ATGCTAAAGGACACTCTTGCTCTATTCATAGAGAATCGAAAGGCTCTGTTCGGGCTTATGATACTTGTCTTTTTCTCAGGAGTTGCTATCTTCGCCCCTTTGATCGCGCCTTACGACCCAAAGACGAACAAGGTAGATGTCCTTAGAATAGTGGACGAAGAGATGGACAGAACCACAACCATCGAAAGGGAGAAGATCGATGAATTCACAGAACGAAGAGTCTACACTCAATCGATCGCGACCACATATGAGAGAGTAACAACAAAACTCCCGCTAAATGCAAAACCCTCAAGAGAACACTTGCTCGGAACGACGAAGGCCGGACAGGATCTCTTTTCTCAGATGGTTTACGGAACGAGAATTACGCTTACTGTAGGGCTTGTGACAGGACTGTTCACTACTGCTCTCGCCCTCACACTCGCGCTTGTGGCCGGGTATTTCGGGGGCATTGTGGATGACATCATCTCTCTGTTTACAAACGTCTTCCTTGTTATCCCGAGCCTCCCACTGATGATAGTCATTGCCGCGTATATAACAGTTAGGGGAGTTATTCCAATCGTCCTTATACTTGGACTCACAAGCTGGCCCTGGCCTACAAGGATACTCCGCTCTCAAGTTGTTAGTCTTAAGAACAGGGATTTCGTCAGGGTGTCAAGAGTCCTTGGTGAGAAGCCCCTCTACATAGTTTTCAGGGAGATTCTGCCCAACATGATCTCACTGGTAATGGCATCCTTTTTTACATCAACAATGGCGGCGATCATGGGAGAGGCTACCCTTGAGTTTTTGGGACTAGGCAATGTCTCGATAGTGAGCTGGGGAACGATCCTATACTGGGCTCAAAACAGTGGAGCCCTTCTGTCCGGCGCGTGGTGGTGGTTCCTCCCTCCGGGTATCTGCATTGCCTTGATCGGGACTTCGTTTGCGCTCATGAATTTTGCCATCGACGAGATCTCTAATCCCAAACTAAGAAAGAGATGA
- a CDS encoding nucleotidyltransferase domain-containing protein has translation MSYVGNNQVSEVSMQNGADVVDEKIKEALVIKNERIIKAVIEKSKRVNPDSVAFVGIYGSFATGDIHDKSDLDLFIE, from the coding sequence ATGAGTTATGTTGGCAATAACCAGGTGAGTGAAGTCAGTATGCAGAATGGAGCGGATGTTGTGGATGAGAAGATCAAAGAGGCTCTAGTGATTAAGAACGAGAGGATCATCAAGGCGGTGATTGAGAAATCGAAGCGTGTCAACCCGGACTCGGTAGCGTTCGTCGGCATCTATGGTTCATTCGCCACTGGAGACATACACGACAAGTCTGATTTAGATCTCTTCATTGAATAA